In Desulfovibrio inopinatus DSM 10711, the following are encoded in one genomic region:
- a CDS encoding response regulator: MKRALIIEDNENNLELISFILKANGYTSLSAINGQDGVEAALRELPDFILLDIQLPDIPGTEVLRQLRAQSETASIPIIAVTSYAMAGDRERLLAAGCDGYIEKPIDPVLVMKQIEKILKEF, translated from the coding sequence ATGAAACGCGCATTGATCATAGAAGACAACGAGAACAACCTGGAACTTATCTCGTTCATTTTGAAAGCCAACGGCTACACCAGCCTCAGTGCGATAAACGGTCAGGACGGCGTGGAAGCTGCATTACGAGAGTTGCCGGACTTCATCCTCCTGGATATCCAATTGCCTGATATTCCAGGCACCGAAGTGCTGCGACAACTCCGAGCGCAGAGCGAAACAGCGTCGATCCCGATCATCGCAGTCACTTCGTATGCCATGGCAGGTGATCGGGAAAGGCTCCTGGCCGCGGGTTGCGATGGCTACATCGAAAAGCCTATCGACCCCGTCCTCGTCATGAAACAAATCGAGAAAATTTTAAAGGAATTTTGA
- a CDS encoding transporter substrate-binding domain-containing protein: MVVLCVLGGTPTSSAAKDTTEANAPLVIKVGVYDNYPKVFEDASGHYRGIFPDILSAISAKEGWKLQYIPGTWTQCLNRLESGEIDVMVDVAYSQERSKQFTFSDESTFINWGVVYTRSGLNVEELPDLQGLRVAVMKGSIHTSSNQGIKSILGRFNIKPSRYLEVDSYKEVFSLLDTEQADAGVVNRIFGAVFAKDYNVQKTPIIFNPRQLQFAFPPHGPHTPMLKAIIDKDLRALKKDRDSIYYQALDRYLTMGALAFAPEGTEDGETNKVILTDEERDWIRKHSVIRYAVDPEFVPYEFLGPDGSYDGIASDYVKLLSKRLGLNFERVPDLTWTEAMTMIKQGKIDVLPCVGKTEERQSFLHFSRPYSQFHRVIITRIDTPFITGLEDIADLRVAVQGNSSNAGFLESHTDIKPIFFATLKQALLSVSDGNTDAMVGNLAASAYWIRKMNLTNLKIAAPAGQDQRNLYFAVRADWPELVRIINKGLLSITSEEEQRIMQRWVGVEFKTGIERGVVRRYIINASIIALIVLAVILFWNFKLKKDLEKRREAEARLRYSNELKNVLSEVSTKFVNLPSRDINEELHQALQNIACVLHSQEAYLYKEVSENQLSCVYHWKEGAERTDICNFLEPVATHAPWRIREIKDGTVFNVPNVLKMDEALVASRDFLLERGVGSFVEVPLYYAYMVVGLLGVASQEDEREWNSEEISFLKLIGQVFTNALMRKKYEDALQRKTFELQQANDQLKDLDRLKSMFIASMSHELRTPLNSIIGFTGVMLQGMTGELNPTQKDQLSRVHQASRHLHELITDVIDISKIESGRIDVHVQSFPLREVIDEAVTTVKSQIKKKGLDLQLNMPEDLAMHTDRKRVLQCLINFLSNAVKYSEHGEVVIDVTSTQQTVEIAVSDTGIGIDEKDFPRLFEAFERFDSHLKVKAGGTGLGLYLTRKLVTELLCGEVFVKSELNRGSTFGMRIPMDLDNAKERQETRPETEA, from the coding sequence ATGGTGGTTTTATGTGTGCTTGGGGGGACACCCACATCAAGTGCGGCCAAGGATACAACTGAAGCCAACGCCCCCCTGGTCATCAAGGTTGGGGTTTACGATAACTATCCCAAAGTATTCGAGGACGCGTCAGGTCATTACCGTGGCATTTTTCCGGACATTCTTTCCGCCATATCCGCAAAGGAAGGCTGGAAACTCCAGTATATTCCCGGAACCTGGACGCAATGCCTTAACAGGCTCGAATCTGGGGAGATCGATGTCATGGTCGACGTTGCCTACTCCCAAGAGCGGAGTAAGCAGTTCACTTTCAGTGATGAAAGTACGTTCATCAACTGGGGTGTGGTCTATACACGAAGTGGGCTGAACGTGGAGGAACTGCCCGACCTTCAGGGGTTGCGTGTGGCCGTGATGAAAGGAAGCATCCATACCTCAAGCAACCAGGGAATCAAAAGTATATTGGGACGTTTCAACATCAAACCGTCCCGTTACCTGGAGGTGGATTCCTATAAAGAGGTCTTTAGTCTGCTCGATACGGAACAGGCCGACGCCGGCGTTGTGAACCGAATTTTCGGCGCTGTGTTTGCGAAGGACTACAATGTGCAAAAGACCCCCATCATTTTTAATCCCAGACAGTTACAATTTGCCTTTCCCCCACACGGTCCGCATACCCCCATGCTGAAGGCGATCATAGACAAGGATTTGCGTGCGCTGAAAAAAGACAGGGACTCTATATATTATCAAGCACTAGACCGCTATCTGACCATGGGAGCTTTGGCATTTGCTCCTGAGGGGACTGAAGACGGAGAGACCAACAAGGTAATTCTGACTGATGAAGAACGCGACTGGATACGTAAGCATTCAGTTATCCGCTATGCCGTAGACCCTGAATTCGTGCCGTATGAATTTCTGGGACCAGATGGCTCATACGATGGGATTGCTTCAGATTATGTCAAGTTGTTGTCGAAACGCCTGGGATTAAATTTTGAACGCGTTCCTGATCTAACATGGACCGAAGCCATGACAATGATTAAGCAGGGGAAAATTGATGTCTTACCGTGCGTGGGGAAGACCGAAGAACGCCAGAGTTTTTTACATTTTTCTCGCCCATATTCGCAGTTTCATCGTGTGATCATCACTCGAATCGATACGCCCTTCATTACAGGCCTTGAGGACATTGCAGACTTGCGTGTGGCTGTGCAAGGCAACTCATCCAATGCCGGATTCCTGGAAAGCCATACCGACATCAAACCAATTTTCTTTGCGACGCTCAAACAGGCGTTATTGAGCGTGTCCGACGGCAACACCGACGCCATGGTTGGCAATCTTGCCGCTTCTGCATATTGGATACGCAAGATGAACCTCACCAATCTCAAAATTGCCGCTCCTGCCGGACAAGACCAAAGAAATCTGTACTTTGCCGTACGAGCGGATTGGCCGGAACTGGTGCGCATCATTAACAAAGGCTTGCTTTCCATTACATCAGAGGAAGAACAACGCATCATGCAGCGTTGGGTGGGCGTGGAATTCAAGACCGGCATCGAGCGCGGGGTGGTGCGACGATACATCATCAACGCTTCAATTATCGCGTTGATCGTATTAGCTGTTATTCTCTTTTGGAATTTCAAGCTGAAAAAGGACCTGGAAAAAAGGCGCGAGGCTGAGGCAAGACTGCGCTACAGCAACGAGTTGAAAAATGTGCTTTCCGAAGTATCGACAAAGTTCGTCAATCTCCCGTCACGAGATATCAATGAGGAGCTACACCAAGCCTTGCAGAATATCGCTTGTGTTCTCCATAGCCAGGAAGCCTACCTATACAAGGAAGTTTCAGAAAACCAATTGTCGTGCGTGTATCATTGGAAGGAAGGCGCTGAGCGCACCGATATATGCAATTTTCTGGAGCCCGTTGCAACACATGCCCCATGGCGGATACGCGAGATAAAAGACGGAACTGTTTTCAATGTCCCCAACGTATTGAAAATGGACGAAGCTCTTGTTGCCAGCAGGGATTTCCTCTTAGAACGTGGAGTCGGTTCCTTTGTAGAGGTGCCACTTTATTACGCATACATGGTTGTAGGACTCCTGGGAGTGGCCTCTCAGGAGGACGAACGAGAGTGGAATTCCGAGGAAATCAGCTTTTTAAAACTCATTGGTCAGGTTTTCACCAACGCGCTCATGCGCAAAAAGTACGAAGATGCCTTACAACGGAAGACATTCGAATTACAACAGGCTAACGACCAGCTCAAAGATCTTGATCGACTCAAATCCATGTTTATAGCCTCCATGTCCCATGAACTTCGTACTCCGCTCAATTCCATTATAGGATTTACCGGTGTGATGCTCCAGGGCATGACCGGGGAATTGAATCCGACACAGAAAGACCAGCTTTCCAGAGTGCATCAGGCATCCAGGCACTTGCATGAATTGATCACCGACGTGATCGACATATCAAAAATTGAGTCAGGACGCATTGACGTTCATGTGCAGTCCTTCCCTCTTAGAGAAGTAATTGATGAGGCCGTCACGACCGTGAAGTCGCAGATCAAGAAAAAAGGTCTGGATTTACAACTGAACATGCCTGAAGATCTTGCCATGCACACGGATCGCAAACGTGTCTTACAGTGCCTGATCAATTTCTTAAGCAACGCCGTCAAGTACTCGGAGCACGGCGAGGTGGTGATTGACGTAACCTCCACGCAACAGACCGTGGAGATTGCGGTGAGCGATACCGGCATCGGCATTGACGAAAAAGACTTCCCTCGGCTTTTTGAAGCCTTTGAGCGTTTTGACTCGCATCTGAAAGTCAAAGCTGGCGGCACAGGTCTGGGGCTTTATTTAACACGTAAATTGGTGACCGAACTGCTTTGTGGTGAAGTTTTTGTCAAAAGTGAGTTGAACCGGGGCAGCACGTTTGGCATGCGCATTCCCATGGATTTGGACAACGCCAAGGAAAGACAGGAAACAAGACCGGAGACAGAGGCATGA
- a CDS encoding FRG domain-containing protein encodes MSIIEQDVESWENLIEILYERSWQEDLKRYRSNYVFRGLTDRDYNLQTSLRRLDGPFAKLERHLLRNFRKYAPLGNVDQYFSDWKWLTIGQHHGLPTRFLDWTYSPFVALHFATANIDKYDKDGVVWCVDFMRAHQSLPEPLKKQQEYTGSNAFTLGMLERAAKKIKDFDTLSSDPFVVFYEPPSMDERIVNQFALFSVMSDPATCIDDWLSQTPNLAKRIIIPSKLKWEIRDKLDQANITERVLFPGLDGLAAWLRRHYSPTIYHFTPGMASSLPANSLPSRPLEPKPQRKNRPVSENSNTGRRRVKFRLKKL; translated from the coding sequence ATGAGCATCATTGAGCAAGACGTCGAAAGCTGGGAGAATCTTATAGAGATTCTCTACGAAAGATCCTGGCAGGAAGATTTGAAGCGTTATCGCTCAAACTACGTTTTCAGAGGACTCACAGATAGAGATTACAATCTGCAAACCAGCCTGCGAAGGTTAGACGGCCCCTTTGCGAAACTGGAACGCCATTTACTCAGAAATTTTCGCAAATACGCCCCGCTTGGCAATGTCGATCAATATTTTTCCGACTGGAAATGGTTGACCATAGGCCAGCATCACGGCCTTCCCACACGATTTTTAGACTGGACCTATTCGCCGTTTGTGGCCCTACACTTTGCCACGGCCAACATTGACAAATACGATAAAGACGGCGTTGTCTGGTGTGTCGACTTCATGCGTGCCCACCAATCCCTGCCAGAACCCTTGAAAAAACAACAGGAATACACCGGTTCCAACGCATTCACCCTGGGCATGCTGGAGCGCGCGGCCAAAAAAATAAAAGATTTCGACACGCTCTCGTCAGACCCGTTTGTTGTCTTTTACGAACCCCCGTCCATGGATGAGCGCATCGTCAACCAATTCGCCCTCTTCTCCGTCATGTCCGATCCCGCGACGTGCATTGACGACTGGCTCAGCCAGACACCCAACCTCGCCAAAAGAATCATCATCCCCAGCAAGTTGAAGTGGGAAATCCGCGACAAGTTGGATCAAGCCAACATCACGGAACGCGTGCTCTTCCCCGGCCTCGATGGTCTCGCGGCCTGGCTGCGACGACACTACAGCCCAACTATTTATCACTTTACGCCGGGAATGGCGTCAAGCTTGCCGGCCAACTCTCTTCCAAGTCGACCTCTAGAACCAAAACCCCAAAGAAAAAATCGCCCCGTCTCTGAAAACTCGAACACAGGCAGACGCAGGGTTAAATTTCGATTGAAGAAGCTGTGA
- the sfsA gene encoding DNA/RNA nuclease SfsA, whose translation MCQPDFEKNNKQSQPLVPLGPTLSARFLRRSKRFLVEVASGNETFWVHTNNSGSMLGLLHPGQEVLLSVSSNPKRKLPHTLEMVRLGGDSGFWVGVNTLTPNRMIKAAFLANRLPETAGMEQIKTEPAFAHGRLDALLTGPSGQIWIETKNVTMVEDDVAAFPDAVTERGAKHLEELIRLTAEPNTRAVVFYLIQRPDGHCFAPADYIDPHFAKTFYRAQEAGVEMWAYQAILSPAGIDLGERLPVIQE comes from the coding sequence ATGTGTCAACCAGACTTCGAAAAAAACAATAAACAATCACAACCGCTTGTCCCTCTTGGCCCTACTCTGTCGGCACGTTTTTTACGACGAAGTAAACGTTTTCTTGTCGAAGTTGCGTCAGGCAACGAAACATTTTGGGTTCATACCAATAATTCCGGCAGCATGCTCGGCCTGCTGCATCCAGGACAAGAAGTCTTGCTTTCGGTCAGCTCCAACCCGAAACGGAAGTTGCCGCACACGCTGGAAATGGTCCGTCTCGGCGGTGATTCCGGATTCTGGGTTGGCGTCAATACTCTTACGCCAAACAGAATGATCAAAGCAGCGTTCTTGGCAAATCGTCTTCCGGAAACCGCGGGTATGGAACAGATTAAAACCGAACCAGCCTTTGCCCACGGTCGTCTTGATGCACTGCTTACCGGACCGAGCGGCCAAATCTGGATTGAAACAAAAAATGTCACCATGGTTGAAGACGATGTCGCCGCTTTTCCCGATGCCGTCACCGAACGCGGTGCGAAACATCTCGAAGAACTGATACGCCTTACCGCCGAACCGAACACACGAGCGGTGGTTTTTTATCTCATTCAACGCCCCGACGGCCACTGCTTTGCCCCGGCCGACTATATTGACCCCCATTTCGCCAAAACATTCTATCGTGCTCAAGAGGCTGGCGTCGAAATGTGGGCGTACCAAGCCATCCTGAGTCCGGCTGGAATCGATTTGGGAGAACGTTTACCAGTCATACAGGAGTGA
- a CDS encoding pyridoxal phosphate-dependent aminotransferase — MEFSLKLSKIKPSATMAMNAKAQELRAQGKKIVSLAVGEPDFNTPDHVKQAAIDAINDNFTRYTPVPGIPGLRDAAAGYFKTFYGVESGPETIIITNGGKQSLYNIFTALLNPGDEVLIPAPYWVSYPDMVLLASGDPVIVPTTQESGFLTSPEELDKYWTPRTRILVLNSPSNPTGCTYPKDKLDAIAAWAVERNILVVSDEIYDQLVYPPAEPASLSPWFAKYPEHFAICNGLAKSFAMTGWRVGFCMAHPDLIKAMNKIQGQQTSNICSIAQKAALAALTGSFEGVKVMREAFERRRDLALSIISAWPGVHCVKPDGAFYLFPDLSTFYNDAVTGSADLAKIILEQAEVATVPGVAFGDDRCVRFSYAVADEVLTDALNRVGEVLTRL, encoded by the coding sequence ATGGAATTTTCTCTTAAACTGTCCAAGATCAAGCCTTCAGCAACAATGGCGATGAACGCCAAAGCACAAGAGCTGCGGGCACAGGGCAAAAAAATCGTGAGTCTGGCCGTGGGCGAGCCCGATTTCAACACGCCCGACCATGTCAAACAGGCGGCCATTGACGCCATAAACGACAATTTCACCCGCTACACTCCGGTTCCGGGTATTCCTGGATTACGTGACGCTGCGGCAGGATACTTCAAGACCTTTTATGGGGTCGAATCAGGGCCGGAAACCATTATTATTACGAATGGCGGCAAGCAGTCGCTTTATAATATTTTTACCGCCCTGCTCAATCCCGGAGATGAAGTTCTGATTCCTGCACCGTATTGGGTCAGTTATCCCGACATGGTGCTTCTGGCGTCGGGGGATCCCGTCATTGTGCCCACAACGCAGGAAAGCGGATTTCTCACCTCTCCGGAAGAACTGGATAAGTACTGGACGCCGCGCACCCGCATTTTGGTGCTGAATTCTCCGTCCAACCCTACGGGATGCACGTATCCAAAAGACAAGCTCGATGCGATTGCGGCCTGGGCCGTGGAGCGCAATATTTTGGTTGTTTCCGATGAAATTTACGACCAACTTGTCTATCCTCCAGCCGAACCGGCCTCGCTGTCTCCCTGGTTTGCCAAGTATCCTGAGCATTTTGCCATTTGCAATGGATTGGCGAAGAGCTTTGCTATGACAGGCTGGCGTGTCGGGTTCTGTATGGCTCATCCCGACTTAATCAAGGCCATGAACAAAATTCAGGGCCAGCAGACATCCAATATCTGTTCGATTGCACAGAAAGCGGCCTTGGCCGCTTTGACCGGATCTTTTGAAGGGGTGAAGGTGATGCGTGAGGCGTTTGAGCGACGTCGTGACCTCGCGTTGTCGATTATTTCGGCCTGGCCTGGCGTACACTGTGTGAAACCGGATGGTGCTTTCTATCTCTTCCCGGATTTGTCGACGTTTTATAACGATGCTGTCACGGGATCCGCCGATCTTGCCAAAATCATTTTGGAACAGGCCGAAGTCGCGACCGTTCCAGGCGTTGCGTTCGGTGATGACCGATGCGTGCGTTTTTCTTACGCTGTGGCAGACGAGGTTTTGACCGATGCCCTGAATCGGGTGGGTGAGGTATTGACGCGGCTGTAA
- a CDS encoding sensor histidine kinase produces MTKAPTQEDDESFGLLKVVSWSSIVLILLSGLVLSIFLANYTRRSILERQQEFALLLAENLNHQIFTRFTLPAVVRYGGVELQQKEQYELLEKVITSTTHSFHVMEVRIYGFNRDVSYATDKALVGRRDMAGEAVEKAIEEGTTSFQLVSRVDNLLAIFDFRAKPETVVLRTYYPLRAERALDEAGPITGVLELSQDISQDYQNVIIFQRIIILSALGVSVALALVVRMILKRADRVIFERRREREQLERELQQQERLASMGRVVAGIAHEIRNPLGIIRSTAELLVSKNKDATDINKKLLQAIFDESKRLSKTVTDFLDYARPKAPRVEDVDVSRLLDQALTFLEPKCHQQNIAQHREYPEHLPIKGDKDLLYRAVYNIVTNAIDAMASVPDKDHSLTVTGNVEAGHVVVSIHDTGPGLSNETKDKLLDPFFTTKDTGTGLGLAITANILESHEAKLELDNAPDGGASFTMTFPA; encoded by the coding sequence GTGACCAAGGCTCCGACGCAAGAAGATGATGAATCGTTCGGGTTGCTTAAAGTCGTTTCCTGGAGTTCGATTGTCCTGATCTTGCTGTCGGGCCTTGTTCTCTCGATTTTTCTCGCCAATTACACCCGCCGCTCCATTCTGGAGCGGCAGCAGGAATTTGCTCTCCTTCTCGCGGAAAATCTGAATCACCAGATTTTCACTCGATTCACGTTGCCGGCCGTTGTTCGGTACGGTGGCGTGGAATTGCAGCAAAAAGAACAATACGAATTGCTTGAAAAGGTGATCACGTCGACAACACATAGTTTTCACGTGATGGAAGTTCGTATTTACGGATTCAATCGTGACGTTTCCTATGCCACGGATAAAGCGCTCGTCGGCCGACGGGACATGGCAGGGGAAGCCGTCGAAAAGGCGATTGAAGAAGGAACGACGAGTTTTCAACTTGTCAGTCGTGTCGATAATCTGCTCGCGATTTTCGACTTTCGAGCCAAGCCGGAAACTGTGGTGTTGCGGACCTATTACCCGTTACGTGCCGAGCGTGCTTTGGATGAAGCCGGCCCGATCACCGGGGTTCTGGAGCTCTCGCAGGATATTAGCCAGGACTATCAAAACGTCATTATTTTTCAGCGTATTATTATTTTGTCGGCGCTCGGTGTCTCGGTGGCGCTGGCGCTCGTTGTGCGGATGATCCTCAAGAGGGCTGATCGCGTTATTTTCGAGCGTCGCCGGGAGCGTGAACAGCTTGAGCGTGAATTGCAGCAACAGGAACGACTCGCCAGCATGGGACGCGTGGTCGCCGGTATTGCGCATGAAATTCGTAACCCTCTCGGTATTATTCGGAGCACGGCTGAACTGCTCGTCAGCAAAAACAAAGATGCTACCGATATCAACAAGAAGTTGCTTCAGGCTATTTTTGATGAATCCAAACGATTGAGCAAAACCGTGACGGACTTTCTCGACTACGCTCGCCCCAAAGCCCCACGGGTTGAGGATGTCGATGTCAGTCGCTTGCTCGACCAGGCGCTTACGTTCCTCGAACCGAAATGTCACCAACAGAACATCGCGCAACACCGTGAGTACCCCGAACATTTACCGATCAAAGGGGACAAAGACCTGCTGTACCGCGCCGTCTATAACATCGTGACCAATGCCATCGACGCCATGGCCAGCGTTCCGGATAAGGATCATAGCTTGACGGTGACAGGAAACGTTGAAGCAGGGCATGTGGTGGTGAGTATTCACGATACCGGGCCTGGATTGTCAAACGAGACCAAAGACAAGCTCCTTGATCCGTTTTTTACGACAAAAGATACCGGCACCGGCTTGGGATTAGCCATTACCGCCAATATCCTGGAGAGCCACGAAGCAAAACTTGAACTCGATAATGCTCCGGACGGTGGTGCGAGCTTTACGATGACGTTTCCGGCGTAA
- a CDS encoding transposase — MPRAPRLLLQDRPSVYHVMSRTALDGFPFGDGEKEILLSVIRRFSKIYFCDIIGFALMGNHFHLLVRMHPEDSIAEHDIQMRFQQVYGDDAYTSHNRLMELRRKWTSLSEFMREIKQTFSRIYNKRHARRGTLWGERYKSVLVEDGHALINCLAYIDLNPVRAGIVRKPENYRWSSIGYHLQTGNHDHLLSLDFGLADSDIEPEERQRLYRQFLYETGAIPSNKGKTLNTDLIDQTRQTNFSYSRAERFRLRTRWFTDSGIIGSKSFIHSVAQHLGLAGATKRSPQNISGLDMYSLKRLTESTG; from the coding sequence ATGCCACGTGCACCACGACTTCTTCTCCAGGACAGACCAAGCGTCTATCATGTTATGTCCCGTACTGCTTTGGATGGATTTCCATTTGGCGATGGAGAGAAAGAGATATTACTCTCTGTTATTCGACGTTTCTCCAAAATCTACTTTTGTGACATCATCGGTTTTGCTCTGATGGGCAATCACTTCCATCTTCTTGTTCGAATGCATCCCGAAGACAGTATTGCCGAGCATGATATCCAAATGCGATTCCAACAGGTTTATGGTGATGATGCATACACCAGTCATAACCGCCTCATGGAACTTCGACGCAAATGGACAAGCTTATCGGAATTTATGCGCGAAATAAAACAGACGTTTTCACGCATCTACAATAAACGACATGCTCGTCGTGGCACACTGTGGGGAGAGCGATATAAAAGTGTTCTCGTTGAAGATGGTCATGCATTGATCAATTGTTTGGCATATATTGATCTCAATCCGGTACGCGCAGGTATTGTACGCAAGCCAGAGAACTACCGATGGAGTTCCATTGGCTATCATCTCCAAACGGGAAATCACGACCACCTGCTCAGCCTGGATTTCGGACTGGCTGACAGCGATATTGAGCCGGAAGAAAGACAACGCCTTTACAGGCAGTTTCTCTATGAAACCGGGGCGATACCATCGAACAAAGGCAAAACGCTCAACACTGATCTTATCGATCAAACCCGTCAGACCAACTTTTCATACTCACGAGCCGAACGTTTCCGCCTGCGCACACGCTGGTTCACCGATTCCGGTATTATCGGCTCCAAGTCGTTCATTCACAGCGTTGCCCAACATCTCGGCTTAGCTGGAGCAACAAAACGCTCGCCACAGAATATCTCCGGACTCGACATGTACTCGCTCAAACGACTGACGGAGTCGACGGGGTAA
- a CDS encoding RNA polymerase sigma factor: protein MNFSKHKIEEQTEAELDRQAVAAVLAGNVHRFEELVRRHSGLVDSIVSRKVPTDKVPDVAQDAFIRAFNALGGFQESGCFPAWLRTIAVRTCLDFWRKEYARHETPFATLDTGRGDWLDCLMHEESLNNHDRQEAIDDSRELLQYGLSRLSAEDRMVVTLVHLEEYSVSEAAKMLDMSSVAVKVRAHRARKKLRTIMQDALVEDVQ, encoded by the coding sequence ATGAATTTCTCTAAGCACAAGATCGAGGAGCAGACCGAGGCCGAACTGGACCGTCAGGCGGTTGCAGCAGTTTTAGCAGGGAATGTTCACCGATTCGAAGAGTTGGTTCGTCGACATAGCGGGTTGGTGGATTCCATTGTAAGCCGTAAGGTTCCGACGGACAAAGTACCGGATGTCGCACAAGATGCGTTTATCCGAGCCTTCAATGCGTTAGGGGGATTTCAAGAATCCGGCTGTTTTCCCGCTTGGCTTCGCACGATAGCGGTGCGCACATGTCTCGACTTCTGGCGTAAGGAGTATGCCCGTCACGAAACACCGTTTGCAACACTCGATACAGGACGTGGAGATTGGCTCGATTGCCTGATGCATGAAGAGTCGCTCAACAACCATGACCGACAGGAAGCCATCGACGACTCGCGAGAACTATTGCAATATGGGTTGAGTCGTTTATCGGCTGAGGACAGAATGGTAGTAACGTTGGTTCATTTGGAAGAATATTCCGTTTCAGAAGCGGCAAAAATGCTGGATATGAGTTCAGTAGCCGTAAAAGTACGGGCCCATCGTGCCCGAAAGAAACTTCGCACCATTATGCAGGACGCTTTGGTGGAGGACGTACAATGA
- a CDS encoding sigma-54-dependent Fis family transcriptional regulator: MKSTMDLDFFKALFEEIDPGRLQRRFLETLLGLQNVDRGSLWMKQGDAFVCVEAVGSQHDQILGVSIDANRPSLVKWIVENGKMAIAEAGKDQRHFKELEADLDEKSTLILGFPLILKNGQVYGVLEIIDTSARGSRLNLDKDYLNLLTSLVTIASMALSNSISYSDTIEENRGLKKTLNELRGHSPIIGQSKVLLSVLKTARDYAKTDFPVLITGESGTGKDLIAQEIHRRSRRADKPFFVQNCSAIPETLLESELFGYKKGAFTGADKDKVGLFEAADGGTIFLDEIGDMPVSLQARILRVIQNNEIKPLGGAKAKTIDVRLVSATNKDLAQAIDSGEFREDLFYRLNVLPLHMPPLRDRTEDIPLLLNYFLKRDGKHVDNECREFAPETLELLSCYPWKGNVREMENFVKFLLATVGSSIIRPSHLPPQYRNEAPNSPRPTMAPLAGAAPTLTSSSEMSEVTEDPFEGRSWEDVEREYAIYLLEKHKWNVTSAAKEAGLNRSTFDSRLKKLHVER; encoded by the coding sequence ATGAAGAGCACAATGGATCTCGATTTTTTTAAAGCACTTTTTGAGGAAATAGACCCCGGGCGGTTGCAACGGCGATTCCTGGAAACCTTGCTTGGTCTGCAGAATGTCGATCGAGGCTCGTTGTGGATGAAGCAGGGCGATGCTTTTGTTTGTGTGGAAGCTGTAGGCAGTCAGCATGACCAGATTCTTGGCGTCTCCATTGATGCCAATCGACCGAGTCTTGTGAAATGGATCGTTGAAAATGGAAAAATGGCGATTGCCGAAGCTGGAAAAGATCAGCGTCACTTCAAAGAACTTGAAGCCGATCTTGATGAAAAAAGTACACTTATACTTGGTTTCCCCTTGATCCTGAAGAATGGTCAAGTCTATGGCGTGCTTGAAATTATCGATACGAGTGCTCGAGGCAGTCGTCTTAATCTTGATAAGGATTATCTCAATCTGCTCACAAGTCTTGTCACGATAGCTTCCATGGCGTTATCAAATTCCATTTCTTATTCTGATACCATAGAAGAAAACCGTGGGCTGAAAAAAACACTTAATGAACTCCGAGGCCACTCGCCTATTATCGGCCAGAGCAAGGTTTTGCTTTCAGTGCTCAAAACCGCTCGCGACTATGCCAAGACCGATTTTCCAGTGTTGATCACTGGAGAATCCGGTACAGGAAAGGATCTCATTGCCCAGGAAATTCATCGACGCAGTCGGCGTGCCGATAAGCCGTTTTTTGTCCAGAATTGTTCGGCCATTCCTGAGACATTACTCGAAAGTGAATTGTTCGGTTATAAAAAAGGTGCGTTTACCGGGGCGGATAAAGACAAAGTCGGTCTCTTTGAAGCAGCGGATGGTGGAACGATTTTTCTCGATGAAATCGGTGATATGCCGGTGAGCCTCCAGGCGCGCATTCTTCGCGTTATTCAGAATAACGAAATCAAACCGTTGGGCGGAGCCAAAGCTAAGACCATCGACGTTCGTTTAGTTTCAGCCACGAACAAGGATCTAGCGCAAGCGATCGACTCGGGCGAGTTCCGAGAGGATTTGTTTTATCGACTGAATGTGCTGCCCCTCCATATGCCGCCGTTACGTGATCGTACTGAAGATATTCCGCTTCTTCTGAATTATTTTTTGAAGCGTGATGGAAAGCATGTCGATAATGAATGCCGTGAATTTGCTCCGGAAACGCTTGAACTCCTTTCCTGTTATCCGTGGAAGGGGAATGTCCGTGAGATGGAGAACTTCGTGAAGTTTCTTTTAGCAACTGTGGGGAGTTCCATTATCAGACCATCGCATTTGCCTCCGCAATATCGCAATGAAGCGCCGAACTCTCCACGACCGACGATGGCTCCTCTTGCCGGAGCCGCGCCGACATTGACGTCTTCCTCCGAGATGAGCGAAGTGACTGAAGATCCATTCGAAGGGCGTTCATGGGAAGATGTGGAACGTGAATATGCGATTTATCTTTTGGAAAAACACAAATGGAACGTGACAAGCGCTGCTAAAGAAGCCGGGCTTAATCGTTCAACCTTTGATTCTCGGCTGAAAAAACTCCACGTCGAACGATAG